One genomic window of Oscillatoria sp. FACHB-1406 includes the following:
- a CDS encoding peroxiredoxin, producing the protein MEGFLRVGQAAPDFTATAVSDQEFKTLKLSDYRGKYVILFFYPLDFTFVCPTEIIAFSDRTEEFDSLNTKILGVSVDSEFSHLAWIQTDRKQGGIGDIDYPLVSDIKKEISTAYNVLDPEAGVALRGLFIIDKEGIVQHATINNLSFGRSVDETLRTLKAIQYVQSHPDEVCPAGWQEGDKTMVPDPKKSKVYFAAV; encoded by the coding sequence ATGGAAGGATTTTTGCGCGTTGGGCAAGCAGCCCCCGATTTTACCGCTACTGCGGTTAGCGACCAAGAATTCAAAACCCTCAAGCTTTCGGACTATCGCGGCAAATACGTCATTTTATTCTTCTATCCCCTCGACTTTACCTTCGTTTGCCCGACAGAAATTATCGCATTTAGCGATCGCACCGAAGAGTTCGACAGCCTCAATACCAAAATCCTCGGCGTATCGGTAGACAGCGAATTTTCTCACCTCGCTTGGATTCAAACCGACCGCAAACAAGGCGGAATTGGCGATATTGATTATCCCCTCGTCTCCGACATCAAAAAAGAAATTAGCACCGCTTACAACGTCTTAGATCCAGAGGCGGGTGTTGCCCTGCGCGGACTCTTCATTATCGACAAAGAAGGCATCGTTCAACACGCCACCATCAACAACCTCTCCTTCGGACGCAGCGTAGATGAAACCTTGCGTACTCTCAAGGCAATCCAATACGTTCAGTCTCACCCCGATGAAGTCTGCCCTGCGGGTTGGCAAGAAGGCGACAAGACGATGGTTCCCGATCCTAAAAAATCAAAAGTCTATTTCGCTGCGGTCTAA
- a CDS encoding redoxin domain-containing protein yields MLTSLDFRGLFNARFARNFFPIPATSSLAIGQNAPDLLLPDITNQSTVRLSDYRGKQPIVLAFTRIFTEKQYCPLCYPHIIELNDNYERFSELGVEVLMITSTDTPQSRQVVRDLGLKMPLLSNPSCDVFRTYQVGQALGAPLPAQFILDRQGKLRYKHLFSFLAPNAPVETLITLCQNL; encoded by the coding sequence ATGCTGACTTCGCTCGACTTTCGCGGCTTATTCAACGCTCGCTTTGCCCGTAACTTCTTTCCCATTCCTGCAACAAGTTCGCTCGCGATCGGACAAAATGCCCCAGATTTGTTGTTACCGGATATCACCAATCAAAGCACCGTTCGCCTCTCCGATTATCGAGGTAAACAGCCCATTGTTTTAGCCTTTACTCGCATCTTCACCGAAAAGCAATATTGTCCCCTCTGCTATCCCCACATTATCGAACTGAACGATAATTACGAGCGATTTTCGGAACTCGGCGTAGAAGTCCTCATGATAACCAGTACTGATACGCCCCAAAGTCGCCAAGTCGTTCGAGATTTAGGCTTAAAAATGCCCCTCTTAAGCAATCCAAGTTGCGATGTTTTTCGGACTTATCAAGTCGGACAAGCATTAGGCGCGCCTTTGCCCGCCCAATTTATTTTAGATCGCCAAGGAAAACTGCGCTACAAACATCTTTTTTCCTTCCTTGCCCCCAACGCACCCGTTGAAACCTTAATAACACTCTGTCAGAATCTATAG
- a CDS encoding iron-sulfur cluster assembly accessory protein gives MVNLTQAAAREVRRLQASNAKPDTCLRLAVKSGGCAGLYYVLELTSEPEASDRCYVSQGIAVAVEEQSHDYLHGLKLDYSEDLMGGGFRFQNPNVLSPCSCGYSFSAELASI, from the coding sequence ATGGTTAATCTAACTCAAGCTGCCGCCCGAGAAGTTCGACGCTTGCAAGCGAGCAACGCTAAACCCGACACTTGCCTTCGCCTTGCAGTTAAAAGCGGCGGCTGTGCGGGTTTATATTATGTTTTGGAGTTGACTTCCGAGCCGGAAGCGAGCGATCGCTGTTACGTCAGCCAAGGAATTGCTGTCGCCGTCGAGGAACAAAGTCACGACTATCTCCACGGACTGAAACTCGACTACTCCGAAGACTTGATGGGAGGCGGATTTCGCTTCCAAAATCCCAACGTTCTCTCCCCTTGCAGTTGCGGTTATTCCTTTTCAGCCGAATTAGCCTCGATCTGA
- the rpsL gene encoding 30S ribosomal protein S12: MPTIQQLIRTERSEVKKKTKSPALKECPQRRGVCTRVYTTTPKKPNSALRKVARVRLNSGFEVTAYIPGIGHNLQEHSVVLIRGGRVKDLPGVRYHIIRGTLDATGVKDRRQGRSKYGTKRPK, translated from the coding sequence ATGCCAACGATTCAGCAACTTATTCGGACAGAACGCTCTGAAGTTAAAAAGAAAACTAAATCGCCCGCCCTCAAAGAATGTCCCCAACGTCGGGGCGTTTGTACGAGAGTGTACACCACCACCCCGAAAAAGCCCAACTCTGCCCTGCGTAAAGTGGCTCGGGTGCGTTTGAACTCCGGCTTTGAAGTCACTGCTTATATTCCGGGGATCGGTCACAACCTGCAAGAACACTCCGTCGTTTTGATTCGAGGCGGTCGGGTGAAAGATTTACCCGGCGTTCGCTATCACATCATTCGCGGTACGCTCGACGCAACGGGTGTTAAAGACCGCCGTCAAGGACGCTCCAAGTACGGTACGAAACGTCCGAAATAA
- the ruvX gene encoding Holliday junction resolvase RuvX — MERISVLALDVGTKRIGVAGCDGLGLFATGLTTIKRTSFVRDIEQLQHLVKERQATQLLVGLPYTTTGELSKQARQIQKFAQKVGAALQLPVEYIDERLTSVEAEERMIAQNLSPSRQKATVDRIAAAIILQQWLDERRRSLERAKADI, encoded by the coding sequence ATGGAAAGAATATCTGTTTTAGCACTCGATGTAGGAACCAAGCGAATCGGCGTAGCGGGGTGCGATGGTTTGGGCTTATTTGCGACAGGATTGACGACGATAAAACGAACCTCTTTCGTGCGAGATATAGAACAGTTGCAACACTTGGTCAAAGAACGACAAGCAACACAATTACTCGTCGGTTTGCCCTATACCACGACAGGAGAGTTAAGCAAGCAAGCGCGACAAATCCAAAAATTTGCCCAGAAAGTGGGGGCGGCGTTGCAATTGCCGGTGGAATACATCGACGAGCGCTTAACTTCGGTGGAAGCAGAAGAGCGGATGATTGCTCAAAATCTTTCTCCGTCGCGCCAAAAAGCAACGGTAGACCGAATTGCAGCCGCCATTATTTTACAACAATGGCTCGACGAACGGCGGCGATCTCTAGAACGGGCAAAGGCGGACATTTGA
- a CDS encoding cupin domain-containing protein, whose protein sequence is MVQLIEETQAVTFSLPASSSSILSDTRPWGRYTVLEEGKGYKIKRIEVKPGHRLSLQMHHHRSEHWIVVSGTAKVSCGDKEEILTQNQSTYVPQCTSHRLENPGVIDLILIEVQNGEYLGEDDIIRFQDDYSRG, encoded by the coding sequence ATGGTTCAGTTAATCGAAGAAACACAAGCAGTAACTTTTTCCCTTCCGGCATCCAGTTCCTCGATTTTATCCGATACTCGCCCTTGGGGTCGCTACACCGTCCTTGAAGAAGGCAAAGGCTACAAAATCAAGCGCATCGAAGTCAAGCCGGGACATCGCCTCAGCCTGCAAATGCACCATCACCGCAGCGAACACTGGATTGTCGTCTCCGGTACGGCGAAAGTGAGTTGTGGCGACAAAGAAGAAATTTTGACTCAAAACCAATCGACTTACGTCCCTCAGTGTACGTCGCACCGCCTCGAAAATCCCGGCGTAATCGATCTGATCTTAATTGAAGTCCAAAACGGCGAATACTTGGGTGAAGATGACATCATTCGTTTCCAAGATGACTACTCGCGCGGTTAA
- the rpsG gene encoding 30S ribosomal protein S7 → MSRRTVVKKRPIVPDPVYNSRLIEMTVRHIMRHGKKSVALSIVYDALKIISERNSGAEPLEVFERAIRNLTPLVEVKARRVGGATYQVPMEVRPNRGTTLALRWLTNYSRNRSGRTMAMKLANEIMDAANETGGAIRKREETHRMAEANKAFAHYRY, encoded by the coding sequence ATGTCTCGTCGCACGGTAGTAAAGAAACGTCCCATCGTCCCCGATCCGGTTTATAATAGCCGCCTGATCGAAATGACCGTGCGGCATATCATGCGTCACGGAAAGAAATCGGTAGCCCTATCGATTGTTTACGACGCACTGAAAATCATCTCCGAACGCAACAGCGGAGCCGAGCCGTTAGAAGTCTTTGAAAGAGCAATTCGCAACCTCACGCCCTTAGTAGAAGTTAAAGCACGGCGGGTCGGCGGTGCGACCTATCAAGTGCCGATGGAAGTGCGGCCCAATCGCGGCACGACCCTCGCTCTGCGCTGGCTGACCAACTACTCCCGCAACCGTTCCGGGCGCACGATGGCGATGAAACTCGCCAACGAAATCATGGATGCGGCTAACGAAACGGGCGGCGCAATTCGCAAGCGCGAAGAAACTCAT